GCTGCTCGGCCGCTCTAGCGCCTTCGATGCCCATCTCGCTTCTGACCGGGTGGTTAAGCAAGTCGCTGACTGGTTGTCTGGGATTGCACCAGGCTCTGGCTTGTTGGCGGAGTGGGTGTCTCTCTCGCAGAGCATGCTTGTCGTGGGCAACCAGTGGCACGATAGCCCGGCCTACTGGATGCTGTTCCAGAAGGCAGTCAGGGAGCGGCTGCAATGGCTCGGCGCTCTTGGCAGGGCATTCAGCTCGCGAGCAGGTGCCGAAGACTCAAAGAGGCCGGTCATGCCGCCTAGCGGCAAGGTGTTCGTAGTCCATGGGCGCAACGAGGTCACTCGAGAAAGAGTAGCTCGTTACCTTGAGAAGCTCGGCCTAGAGCCTGTCATCCTTCACGAGAAGCCCAATGCAGGACGCACGATCATTGAGGAGTTCATCGACTATTCGGACGCCTCCTTTGCCGTCATCTTGCTGACCGGAGACGACGTTGGGAGGCTCGCATCGGACCCGGGCGACAGAGAGAAGCCCAGGGCGCGTCAGAATGTCATCATGGAGCTGGGATTCTTTCTCGGCAAGTTGGGGCGTAAGAACGTGTGTGCCCTCTACGAACCGGGCGTAGGCATTCCTTCAGACTATCAGGGCGTGCTCTTTGTCGAGCTCGATGAGCACAACGGCTGGAAGCCTCTCCTTGCCCGAGAGCTCAAGGCAGCCGGGATCCCCTTCGACGAGAATCGGATGGTGAACACTGAGTGACCAGATGCGCGCGCCCATGTCGCTCTCCGGTAGCGGCAAGGAACACTACTCCCCGCTCCCCGGTGCGGTGAGGCGCACGCCGACGGCGCGCTCGAGGGTGAACAGCGCCACGTTGTAGTCGTGTTGGGCTTGTTTGAGGTTGGTGCGGGCCTGGGTGAGGCTGAGCTGGGTGTCGCGCAACTCGAACTGGGTGATCTCGCCGGCCTGGAGCTGGGCGACGGCTTCGTGGACGGCTTCCTCGGCCTGGCCCACGTTCTCCTGCTGCGAGGCGACGACCTCGGCGGCGTTCTCGAGGTTGAAGAACGCGCGGCGCACTTCGAGCTCGACGACCTTGCGCTGGTCCTCGAGCGCGATGAGCGCCTTGCCGTGTTCGGCGCGGGCTTGATCGACCCGGCCGGCGACGCCCCAGCCCCTGAAGATCGGGATACTCACGCGCAGCCCGGCGTTCCAGCCCTCGGTGAGATCGGTGGCGCTCGTGCCGAAGGTGTCGGTCTGGCCGCCGTAGTTGGCGAAGGCGCGCACGTCGGGCCGCCCTGTCGAGGCCTCGACGGTGACGTTGATCTTGCGCAACGCGGCGACCAGCTCGGCCGCCTTGATCTCGTGGCGGAACTGGAGCGCCGTGTCCACCAGCGCATCGAGCGAGAAGTGTGTCGGCGTATAGTCGAGCTTGCCCTCGATGGTCAGCTCAGTGTCGAACGGCACGTTGAGCGTCTTCTTGAGCGCCTCCTCGGCGAGGCGGACCCGGTTTTTTGCGGCGATGAGCGGCGGCTGGAGGTTGGCCAGCTCGACCTTGGCGCGTGTGACCTCGAACTTGGCCACCGTGCCGGCCTGGAACCGCGCCTCGGCATTGCGCAGGTTCTCCTCGAAGAGCGCGACGGCCTCCTGGCGGACGAGCACCAACTCCTGGGCGAGCAGCAACTCGTAGAAGTCGCGGCGGACCTGGAGCTCGATGTCCTGGATCGTCGTGGCGACGATCTCGAGGACGCGCGCCTTTTCATCGCGCGCGGCGCGGATGCCGCCGGAGACCAACCCGCCGGCGTAGACGCGCTGCTCGAGGCCGAACGCGTAGCTGTACGTCTCGTCACTGCCCAAGGTGAACGAGCCTTCGGGCGTCTCAAGGGACGAGATGCTCGATGGGTCCGTGCGCGTGTAGCTGCCGTCGAGCGTGAGACGCGGGTAGGCGCTCGAATACCCCTCGCGCAGGATGCCGCGCGTGCGTTTGATGTCCTCGAGCGCGGTGAGGACCGTCAGGTTCTGCGCCCGGGCGATCTCGAGCGCCTTGTCGAGCGTCAGCGTGATCTGTTGCGGGCCTTCGGGCTGGTCGGCGCCTCCCTGGGCCGCCTGGGCGGCCGTAAGGGCGGCCAAGGGCACCAGCACGAGGCATCCGACGAACGCGGCTATCCAGCGGGTCATCCTAAGCTCCTCCACGAGCAGCGGGTCTGCACCAAGCTTCACAGTCGCGGCAGTCTACACGAAATCATCCAAACGGGTAAGAGTTTTAGCTGGTGTAGTATTTCTCTGGGCGGAGAGGAGAGAGGAAAGCAGGGGACAGGAGAAAGGAGACGGCTTGCCGCTTCTTGACCGGGCGCCGACTATCCGCATAGAGTTGATGAGCGGCGGGGAGCTTCTCTCCATAGTCAACGCCGGTGGCGCGTGGACCCGAGAGCGGAGGCCAATACAGATGCGTCGGAATGCTTTCTTTCATTGCCTGTGCGCC
This window of the Verrucomicrobiota bacterium genome carries:
- a CDS encoding TolC family protein; its protein translation is MTRWIAAFVGCLVLVPLAALTAAQAAQGGADQPEGPQQITLTLDKALEIARAQNLTVLTALEDIKRTRGILREGYSSAYPRLTLDGSYTRTDPSSISSLETPEGSFTLGSDETYSYAFGLEQRVYAGGLVSGGIRAARDEKARVLEIVATTIQDIELQVRRDFYELLLAQELVLVRQEAVALFEENLRNAEARFQAGTVAKFEVTRAKVELANLQPPLIAAKNRVRLAEEALKKTLNVPFDTELTIEGKLDYTPTHFSLDALVDTALQFRHEIKAAELVAALRKINVTVEASTGRPDVRAFANYGGQTDTFGTSATDLTEGWNAGLRVSIPIFRGWGVAGRVDQARAEHGKALIALEDQRKVVELEVRRAFFNLENAAEVVASQQENVGQAEEAVHEAVAQLQAGEITQFELRDTQLSLTQARTNLKQAQHDYNVALFTLERAVGVRLTAPGSGE
- a CDS encoding nucleotide-binding protein translates to MPPSGKVFVVHGRNEVTRERVARYLEKLGLEPVILHEKPNAGRTIIEEFIDYSDASFAVILLTGDDVGRLASDPGDREKPRARQNVIMELGFFLGKLGRKNVCALYEPGVGIPSDYQGVLFVELDEHNGWKPLLARELKAAGIPFDENRMVNTE